In Ischnura elegans chromosome 3, ioIscEleg1.1, whole genome shotgun sequence, the sequence tgaatgcacgatagttccgacgacggctcggacgatcgtaatgtgaacgaggcatcagtGAAGATATTGCAACATTTCCACTGGCTTTATTTTGACACGCAGTGTCGTCAAAGTAAgcgtcaaaataaaactcagaggaaatattgcaatgtccaatttcacTAACAGTAACTTAAATTGTCCAAACGTTTGGGCGTTTAAGCGTAAACTCCGAACATCAGTCAGCCATTCCTTCCTTTGTCAAATCATGGGAAACGTGGTAGCTAAGGGATATGGCGAGTTTTAATTCCTGGTGAAGCCTTGGGACTTTATAACAAAAACCCTCGACGTGTGAACTATCCAGGAGTAACGAACTACCACCCCCTATAATGcctgaaattcacacgcctgtggcgtGGTTCGAGGTAAGATCTATCCTCGCCTATCAAAAACAATATACCGGCTGAATAACTGAGTAAGTGAGTCAAATTAACTACTATTCTCTGAAACTGTGGCGAGAATAACTCGATTTACTTTTCTAATTTCACTCAAATTTGCCATAATATCAGCCTAACAATTCGCTTTATCATTCATAAGGGATGTCATTGGTGAACTActgagagcaaaaaaaatgaaacggtGCAAATGGGACGCCTTgcctataaaaataaagaaataatgctCGTTaacttaattatattaattaatattgattaCAAAGTAATCCCACGTTAGTTATATACCATAAACAGCTACAATATCAACTGTGAGAGAGATGGTAGTGGTCGCTCTATTTGTGTGCAATACAAATGTAAAGGTTGCAGAGAAAGTGGATGAGTGAGTGAAGGGAAACATAAAGTTTGAAGAATGCTGAATTGTAAAGAAAAGTGGAGTGAGTATATATACAAGTATGTCAGTTGGATGATTTAATCAGCCTAAATAAAACAGTTATAATACGATTAGGGTGCGCAGTTGAACAAAATCAGAGCCGCCAACATCGGCTCATGTTTACAGTCACAGGAAAATTTCCATAACAAATTAGAAAACAATTAAAACAAAGGAAATTAGCATTGGATAGTCGAAAAGAAACGACTAATATACGACACTAACTATATGCTTTGATTAAGCTTATAAAACTACTGTTTAACGTAATTTGGAAATTGATTTCATCCGCTACTTGATAGGTAGAACCCTTTCTTCTCAATATGCAAGGTGGTAAATGCTAGTTAACAGGCGCAGGATCTGAAAATTGTACTATTTATTTAACTCCATGTTATAAATTCTCATGAATGGTTACGATTATTGATTTTATGGTGACTTCCTATAAGTGGTGCGACACTACCACATGAATTTAAGTGATTAGCCTTTCTAGGGCCAATTTACGTGCCTTATTTATCAGTTTAATAATCAACTATATCGAGTATTTTGCTACAACTGACTTACAAAGTccttaaatgaagaaataatagcacgatgcaatatttcttttactcTCGGTCTATGTCACTTTTGCCTGCTCATGCCCCTCTTTCCCATgaattcttcttttattttttccccctaTTATTTCCAAcattccataaaatgtatttttttctcctttataaTTACGTGGAATGGAATTGAGCTCTTATTTCCTTTGAAGGGTGCCCTTGCTCCAAGGTCAATTGGTGGAAACCTCAGTCTATAGACTCGACCACAATATTACACGTAGTCCAACAGATTACACAAATGAGCAAATaaatcaaaaagtattttttaaactcttacatctgttgcaattatttaaattctttatgGCGAAggcaatgttttcaattttcgtACGCTTTTAGCATAATCCATGTTTGCCATCTCATTATGCACAATGTAAAATTGAGCAGTTGGTCACCCTGAACCAGTGTGATTCATTCGCCCTCTCATGAGGCAATCGATGCATTGATACGGTGAACTTGATCAATGAACCTGCCAACAAATCGACTGCGAAAGTCTCTCTCATGGAAATGGTCGCGGTAGGAATGCGCTCACGAGCAATCGGTCTGAAGGCCAACACACTGCCCGCGTTCTACCTTCTAAGATCTCAACGACTGCAAGTATTCCACCCATTTCCGTCAGGTTTCGTTAAGCCCGTAAAACAGCCATGAATGACGGAAAGGTATGAAAATCGGATGTCTTCAAATTACTCATATAGGGGCGAAAGTAAATAaggacttttttaaattttacacctTTACCTCCCGTAACAGGAGCCAATACGAGTCTCCGAACAAGGTCTAATTATTCAGAAGTACCTACAATTAGGAAAAATGAGGTtctcatttaaataaatagtaaagtcTTGGTGGTAACTCTAATTTTTAACATACTCCTTCGCCAGTTTCATGTGTATATCTATGTCACTAACTAACTGGTTCTTTCAATTCGAAGGTGTGTATGGTTATGCGATAGAGGAACTTACACCGGACTTAGCTGCAAGGGTGCAACAGACACTTTCACAGCATGAGGGTAACTTACTTTCCCTGGGCTGGCGAGGATTTTCCGAAAGTTTTTACAAATATCTACTTGCATGTGTTATCGAGCTTGATGGATTTGATTTTAATcatatattaatataaaactgGTAATAGCATTAACGATGGGATAATAGCATTATTTGAGCGATATTGGTACTATTACgtacaatattatatttaatgctGGATGGATAAAACTAGTCCTGGAGGACAAGCCACCTAGCCAGACTTGGCCTCTTGATTGGCAAGCAAAGACTTCATCCCGTCTTCGTCTAGACCGGAACTAGAGGAGTTGATTTCCTTCTCAATAATCATTTCCTGCAATTTGATTTTACTATTTCAATAAATAACGAAGAAGCggcattaaaatattccaaaatgcaTCATTAActttattaatatcattaaagAGCCACGTCATGTCTAAATTTAATTCATCATGATGAAGGTAACCTCAGGAATGGCATACATGGTCGACTCGTATCTTGACGATACATATacattaaatttcatgaaattgtattatttttattcaccgtATTGGAGTGAGATGGCAATAAACGTAAACGGGGACTGCTCACCGCTGGAACGTGGATTCAAAGATGCGAAATGCTGCTGCCACACATCCATCACGCACAATGTTCCAGTCACCCGCACTCACCTTTAGCATTTCCGGGTATTCTTTTTTTTACCCCAGACCTTCGCCCTTTCGTCAAAAACTCCCCTCTTCGTTCTCATTTCTGACTTTCTTTGAATTGCGAAGCATTGAGCGGGACATAATTAGCGGTGCAGGAGTCCAGACGGAATGGTCGGGCGTGGCTCTGCGTTGGCGGGCAGCATCGCCCTCTTCTCCGCCACACACACAGGGAACCCGGCCCGGATCACTTGACAGAAGACGCTTAAGCAAGAGGAGCGAGAAGCATTTGAAGAGAGGAGGATGAGGAAACGAGACGGTTCGCGTCTGCTggcccgaaaaaaaaacaaaaagcggACGGGAAGGCGGAAATTCTCGATGGAGGAGAGATAGACGCCCGTGAAATCGCACGTCTGCCCACCATCGACAGGTGGCGCACATGCCTCCCTACCCTAAAATTTACATATAATGGTCGGATTCCGAACACGTAATCTCCGTATGGGCTACCAATGATCACGCCTTTCGGCTAAGCTTAATTATTTGCGAATGGAATGGAAGTGAGCTAAATGCTGAGTTGGTGGTGGGTAAAGCACCTTAACCATAACCCACCACCGACATTAAAAGTGTTTTAACATCCTGCGTCATGTTGCACAACAGAtgatgaaaacaaattaaatcgGGCTGAAGCAGACCCACGCAAAAAAGCACGTTCATGAGCAGCGGTAATTCACAATATTTGTTGGGAACGGTGTGGGCATTGtgagttttaaatgttttaaccGCGCAGACAGTGGGTATTTTTTTCACCACGATTTATGCAATCTTGCGGATTGCGTGAACTGCTGAATCATGTTTCGTGAAGATGTTTTTGCGTTTACATCCAAAAAAGTGCATCTCTTATCCACTAGGGTAAAATTTCTTGGCTAcggcatttaaatatttgttcttgcTACTTCCTGctctaatgaaatattgaaatttggaAGCATCCTAAATGAATACACATTTAAAACGAAACTTGCCCCCACAACAAACGGTTTAATTAGATTTTAAgttccattttgaatttttaaaatttgaaaaatatcaccgCATAGATGCCGAGGGAATAATATTCAATAAGAAAGAGCGCGCTTTCCAAGAGAGtagaatttttttactatttcggATATAAAGCCAATCCAAAAGCATTAGGGTGAGCACTAGCATTTTTAGGTAGACCAAGGAAAGGAACTATTTCAATAACAAGAATTTTCTGGAATTCATTTGTGTTTGACTGAGGCAGTGATACGAATTTATACGCCTTTCCTATCAAATTTAACCTTAAATTCGTTTTGAGGCGCTTAATGAAGGAATATTGTTTTACCATTTACAACCAAAAAATCCTCTGAAAAGGGAAAATaaggaggatatttttcttaatataaatatttttattataatatattagtaatattttccatgcattaattataaaatgagTAACGTTTTGAATTTCATCTATCTTCCACGTACACGGAGCTCAAATACGGACTAATGACGAAGAGGAGAAATACTAGCCCAACTTGGCTTCTCATTAAAAGATACATCAACTCCCTCGACTAAAATATATCACCTTCCTGGTTCGCCTAGTTTTCGGCGGCCCCGCCCACAAACTCAAAAGATTATTAGGTAAACATCGCAGACAAGATAACCGCCATGGGCTAGGGTGCGCTACAGTAAGCACCGGGGAAACGGATAACTATGTAACTGTAAGTCCTATACCAGTCCAATAAATTAAGGCATTTCTTTCGGCGCCAACCGATTTTCTATTTTAGTTTTATCACCTACACTCTAAGCTTCTTCACTGCTTCACATAAAAAGCTAATTGTATACCTACAAATGGCATGGAAaagttaataatagaaaaaaattcaggtTAAAATCAATATAGTCTCCGGAACCGACAAAAACAGGACTTAAAATACCTTTTACCCCAGCTCTAAGCCTAGTAGTCTAGACTAATTATGTAGTACTATGCTCTTCTATGGCATTGGAAGTGTGTTTTAGTAACCAGCGAGAATACAGAGCCAATATGAACAGTAACATTTGTGCGAATTCATAGTTACAAACATAGCAGATAGTGTTATTTGATGAATTTACCCATTTATCaatcatttttccatcactagaaaGTTAATCCGGAGTTAAGAAAgcgtcattttttaaattgatcaatGTGTCGGAAGAGCTGAAAGATCTAATAAATCGATAAAATCTATTGGGTGGGGCCTTGCATCTATACTTTCTTGGTGATGCAAGGAGTCAAAACTATAGCAGGCTCCGCTTTCACTAATAGGAAAGTATTCAGCAACAAATAAGTTTATTTTGCAACAGTAGCTCAAAACCTCCCATAATAATGAATTTGAGAAGTACCTACAGGAGAAAGTTACGGATTAGGAGcagaatttttatgaattagATACACTTAAAACGGTAATGCTTGTATTCTTATACAAAGAGGctaaaagtcagaaaaaaacgtttttaccgttattttttattgattgggTAACTGCAAATTTCTATGTATATTAAAAAAGCTAATCAAACTGctctcatttttaaatttcatcgaaTCTGATTTcccaacaaaaatattgaatgagtCGTCTTCTCTAGGCAAAACCTTCAATCGTCAATGGCATGAGCATTTTCCATggagaaaattttacatattcacatacgaaaaaaatcattagaaaaCTCGTTTGTTTAATGCAACACTAAACTACAGAAAACAGTTGTACTTAAATTCAATATTCAGCTGAACTGAGAAACTCAACAGATGACTTGTTCAATTTGGcatattgaaagtaaaatactTGATCAACATTAATTTAAGATCTGGCGGTTTATCCAAGATAACGGAGATAAAAAAGAACTCCcatgaagccacaaccggttgaacGTCTCAAAAATCCGCTAAATCCGCGCACATCGGTTATGTGTCATTTTTTCAGGAACTAACGCGTGAACTGTAGCGAAAATCACATAAACGcctggaaaaaaattcccctgaaccgggaatcgtgGGAATCGGGTTGGCTTGGTAGCTAGGGAATTGGATTCCCACCCCGTGGcctcaggttcaaatcctggccgTGGTaaagaattttcatagactgccccatccctgcttgaatgttgcgtggaggacatttcaagcgtaacactccgttcGTATGATAGGAcgtggcgtctttcgttaagagcaggctaatgccgacgccaggtttctctctacccttcatTCCATGCCCTGTCCTCATGGCGCAATTATCCTCATCTTTCGATCGCGTCCGCTAAATACCcataccgggaatcgaaccacggaattTTGTCCCATGGTAACTTACGTGAATTCCCATGATTGTCATTCACCCCACATTCTCCAAGGGCTTAAACCATTATTTCCCAGGTAAGGAAGACGACGCCCATGGCCCCATGGATAGAGTGCTGGCGAGGACCCAGCCGAGGGCGTGCCACTAGCTCCCGGGACGGATGGCTCCACGACTTCCCGCCAAACTCTCTcaaccccccctctctctctctctccgcctccACAGTCGCTTTCGCCCCCGCTCCTCCCTCGTCGCCTCCCGCagtcgaagagagagagagagaggatgggcATTCTGGAGCGAAAGTGAAAAGGGGACCATAACACGCAACAtcattcctccatttttttcttcactctctccctctctctctatccgtCTCTCCTGATcttgaatgtaaataaattccaCCTGATGGGCTGGGAATTTTGCTGTTCTAACGATATCATCAATATGAATCATTGTATCGTGTATACCAACGcttttaaacatattttctgTTCAACTGGATATtgtaattattgaaatgaaaatcattttacccattaaattattgaggaaatTAAATGTGCCTTTCATTTCAGTACGTCAAACTTCCGCTATATAATACCTGAATAGGTTGAACTTATTCCAAATATTGCTAATTGGACTGggtttatcaaaaatttaatttattgccaCAAAAAAATTGCACTTCAGAGCATTACCTTACAGCTATTTGAAAATTGGTGCCTTCTTATGAAAATATGGCACATTAAcaacctaaaaataaataatattccccTAAAAAAgtgagttataattttttttaataatggaaaaaatgatcatattTCCATCTCCGCCCAGATGATATTGGTTCCCTTCGTGTGGCTATTCCGCACTGAGAAGAGAGTTCACCTACCGCTCCTCTTGTTTCCCCCACTTGCTTCCCGCTGTGCGTGAAAGAGAAATGAGCTCGATCCCACCCCACGGGGAAATGGTCCTTCCCTTCCGCCCCCTCACACCATCCCCTGTTTGGCTCGTCGGATCACGTAACCCATCCGTCCCTGTGGCATAATCCTCCGGTTTTGGTCCGCGTGCGTGCGCGTGTGTGTGTGAGCGTGTGTGGTTATTGGCTGCACGGATACGCGCGTATATATACGGGGCGAGGTGATCAGATCATCATCCACTCTTCCAAGAGGCACTTTGGTCGACACACCGAAGCAGATCAACGTAACACAACCTCCGCAGACATGGCACTCAAGGTAATGTAGCCCTTCATTGTTCACATCTAGGTTACCAATTCCTAACTCCTCTCCTACTTTTAATTGGGCCCTAGAGGGCTATAAATTTACAACCCCTtacgaatttttatattttatttccatacatTCGTAGTATCCATTGAAATTTCTTccgcagaattttttattttatttattttattcccaaacctccgaatacagctctcattggccattttaaatcggggtattcaacaaagtcaacaatgaaacgtacacgaacaaccatgccctggataagggaaacttacccaagcgggactcgaacccgcgacctcatgttcggcaggcgaagactttaccccgccgccaccgaggccggcataccAGTAATGACAAACTCGACGACACCCCGGTGATTTAGTAAACTTGTGCTCTTTGGGAAGAATACCAGATACTACTGAATATGACGACCGACATTTCCACTCTCTAGTTGAGagttattcatagccctgaggacaaCGAGAGAGTCGAAATGTCGGAAATTATGTGCTGAAGTACCCGGTGATAATCCTTTAAAATCGCAAACTCACCGGTAAAATATCTGATCATATTTTGAACAAGACGAATCATTTTTAATGCGGTGCACATCtcacaatttttcaatttcatcttgaaTTTGAGGGCATAAATGAATATTCTCATGCGGGAATCTTGGAGCCACACTAATTCTGTTCAAGAAGAAAACACTGATAGATATTATTCGTCAAATAATTCGTATTCCAACTTCTATAAAGGTTATTTCTATTCCTTTAATTTACACTGCTTTTAAAATGCTCCGTGGTCCGTATTTCTAACAAACAATCCACACTTATTTTATATACCTCTGCACAGACCGTTTTTCACTGGGAACGCAGCACTTTTAATTTGTATTCGGAGAGATAAATGAGCACTAAGGTCACTGTAAACAGCATCATGAACTTGTCTCAGCATGAAATGTATTAAGATGTTTCCCGATCAAAGGATCCCTTGTGGAAGAAATTCCAACTGACCCTATGTCGCAGACATTGATGTTTACTCTCGGTAAATCTCATGATATTTATTAGCagcaaaatgtgaaaaataacttattattatcttaattaaaTACGAAATGATTTCACTAAGAACGAAAAGTATCTCTCTTTATTATTTTGCTAATGTTGTCGGcaggaaacaaaattatttcttctgCTTGACTGAAAATTTTTCGAGTGGTGAAATAGCTTTCATACCTTTCTGAAGAATGATTAGCGCTGACTAAGTATGTCCAGGGatcgaaaattaaatatttctagcAAAATATAGAagtatttgtttacattttttcaaacaCGTCACAATGCGATTCCAGGAAATAGACGAGGAACGAAGAAAGGATGCTATAAGCCAATCGAAAGCAGGAAATTTTAATCCCCTTTGACACATAATGAGAATTGACACCTCAATTGTTCCTGTCCCGAGAAGCTCGGAAActacttaatatttacataaaaccCAAAAAAGTACCACTCGGATAAATTTAGATTTCATTTTCGGGAATAGAAATGGTAAATCAACCCAATGAAGAATAAaaagtacatagttgcattcagaGGTTTTCAGACAGGACTTGAGGTAAATGATGCCTGTCAAAAAATTCATTGACATGGATTTATCTGCCATGTTTTAATGTCTTGTTTTTctccggcgaacaatggcagtgaagatttttttggtctcacaccgggtaaggtcctccatatctcctttcgAAGGTAATATGTACCACTCGCTGATCGTCCTTGAGGGGCGGAcggaatggcattggattcctatGTATCTAAGGACGATGGGCAAGTCGCACATCTAAACGTCGGATGGAGATATAGGTACTAGAGGACATTACACcgtgtgagacccgagaaatgATCGCTGCGATCTGACTTATTTTTTGATAGATAACATTCAGGGCGTGCACGGCATTTTCCTAGAAGTTTCGTAAGCTAACCCTCCGTACATCTTTCCTTCCAGCTGGTTATCCTTGCCGCCTTCCTGGCCGTTGCTAACGCTGGTGTTATCTCCGCACCTGCCGGAGTCACCTACGCTGCCGCCCCGGCATACGCAGCCGCTCCCGCCGTTGCGACATACGCTGCCGCACCCGTAGTCAAGACCGCATACGCTGCACCCGCCGTCGCCACCTACGCTGCTGCGCCCGTCGTGAAGACTGCCTATGCCGCACCAGCCGTCGCAACCTACGCAGCCGCACCCGTGGTCAAGACCGCATATGCCGCTCCCGCATACACCGCGTACGCCGCTCCTGCTGCCTACGCCGCACCCGTGGTGAAGACCGCTTACGCCGCACCCGCTGCGCCCCTGGTCGCAAAGGCAGCCCCTGCCAGTCTCCTTGGAGTGGCCTACTCTGCTGCCCCCGCAGTCGCTCACATGACTTTCAACGGATACGGAATCACCTACGCCTACTAAGACGTAAACAAAAGTATTTTCATTACGAAAGTGGATCAGTCGTCAAATCTGGCAAGCGAGACTCAAGGAAGAGGATCAAACTATACCACCAAGTGTCGCTCGAGATCTCGTCGGACGGGTTTGAAGAGGATCTCCGCATCTCTCTGAAAAATACCTACATCACGTTCCAGCTCACGCGAACCAAGACTGATTCAAGCCTTACAACTACTGCCCATAACTCTTTACCCGTATTCGGAATCTTTCACTCACCTTCCTTCTCCCAACACTACACTTAACCTATTTTGGTACTATTCCAATCCATTTCTGATTAGAATACTGTTTTCGTCTTCCTCCAGTGGAGGAATTACTATCTTGTTAATGCCAATCTCCTCGAGTGATAGTAAcccatgtgttttttttaatagttgtgCATGAAAtagctgttttatttttaaagatgaataaatgtttgtaattatttatgaaagagtATTCTTTTAACCCAACTCAATTTCATTATCACATTATTTTAATCCCACCAAAGGAAAGGAACTACACGCGTAAAATTTATGCAGCATATAAAGCTACATGTGATGAATTTAGTCACGCTACccaagaaaagaaataattcttAAGGATAAATAGCAAAGACAGGCAGGCGTTGAGGCTGGTAATTGAGATGAAAGTTCGctactaaaataaattaatttgacttAGGTAGGCATATATCTCAAGATTATTTCGAATGAATACGTTGCGTTTGCATGCCAATGGTAGTTAATATACTGAAAGTGGCAATAAGCAGACTTATTTCAAAGGATTACAGTCGCAATAATTAACTATCCATTTTTTATACCTCATAAGGTAAGAAATCAAGAATATTCATCCTCTAGATCAAACAAATCTTACTCTTAGATATAACCTTAGCTGCCAAAAgaattttcataaagaaaagcaTGAAAACGGTGTTAATGAGCGGTATTTGTTCTTTTGAATTTGGCGAACGCAAGCACATTAAATTCTTGCCACACAAAGTCATCCTAGCAGATATTTTACGCCAACCTTAGAAACCTAAAGTAGATGTAAAGACAAGCATGAAAAGGTTGTTAATTAGCCGTGATATTTCTTTTGAATTGAGCATGCGTAAGCACTTCAAATTCCTACCACATAAAGCCGTCCTAACAAGTGGTTTACGGATGAATGGATAGCCGTTTATCGTTTATGACCGACTGTTCATTACAGTTCATTGGACAATGGCTACCTCACTCACTCTCTCTCACACAGTTTCTTTTCTTCCGCAACTTCTCAAATTTCCCGAGCGGTCGAGTCGAGAGTCCGTTATGTAAAAGTGCCTGCTTTCTTCCtctctttcattccatttattttttctttctttctttcacccGGAATGACGCAACGGTGTCCGACCATTCCGGAAGAGATGAAGAACGGGATCACTACGAAAATCACCTGCCGCGATCGCCCCCGCTGGCGGTCACTGCAACATTTGGACCGCACGGGACTTATCGCCCCTCTATCGGCACGGAAGCATGGCAGCTCGATGGACTAATACCCTACAAGTATTCTCTGTGACtaactttttaatctatcatcatcatcatcagtagtATTGGTGTTACGGCAATGAAATAGTTGGTCTTTGGGGCGAAAGTAGGCATACTgatgcagtagcggatacagaaaaaaattcgagagggggcgcaaaagataccttgatttacctttacttttatcccaataaaaaataatcaagtcacgtgaagagtttaagaaaattttagttaaatttattacacacttATTCAAGATAATGTCACTTAAATGATACATAAAAGTtattattgtggttctgcaatgtttggcaatacgggcgggcccgcaagggggggcgcgcgccccctaagccccccatctgtatccgccgctGTACAGATGTCTGGAGACACATGAGGGGGTAGACCGCGTTTAAAGTGTCCGAGAAAGGGGTTGTATTGTCAAGAGTGCCTCGAAAGAGGAAGGGAGAAGAGACAATAGCGTGTGAAGGGACTAGAAGGGACGACGGGACAAGCAGTAATCATAACAGAGCGACGGTGAGTGTGCGGTGCGTACTCCACGAATGTAAGAACGATTCCAAAACAGCTGTAACAAcgatataaaaaaacttaaatacagTCAATTTTAAATATACGACGTTTTATTTATGTTGACCAGCCGAAGGTACAACAATTGGTTTGACCCATCTCTCCATTCCGATCTCTCATACTTCGTTTCCTCTAATTTGCCGTCTCGACAAAACCCCACAACACTAAGACCCTGACTTATCTGATGCGATCTCTTCTTTTCGCCACCACAGAATGCATGGTcaaatagggaacttgcatatatttcagatataatcaatagccccaaaattatataaaaatatatgtttgcatacctcggggaaagtttttttattattttatgacgtggtttgcgatatttaatgcatcaaagttcacgagattttcaaattcaagtgagaagcgaaaacgcccgatgattggctggtagaaaagtgacgtcatagttcagtacgacgaggcacggcggcacggccatagtagaggttgcatacttgaatacatgcgacggcgtggttatgattcatttattgaagtgcagacgtatcggagttgtccattgtgacttcagggctattatttgatctatttctcctccattgaaagcgataaatTGCGTAAAGttccacttcctattctgcagaaagaatcggtcaatcgcacttcgatcaatgtaataaacacaacgtcttcaggtgttaataagttacttttgtaatgaaatccttcctaaagtag encodes:
- the LOC124155064 gene encoding cuticle protein 16.5-like, with the translated sequence MALKLVILAAFLAVANAGVISAPAGVTYAAAPAYAAAPAVATYAAAPVVKTAYAAPAVATYAAAPVVKTAYAAPAVATYAAAPVVKTAYAAPAYTAYAAPAAYAAPVVKTAYAAPAAPLVAKAAPASLLGVAYSAAPAVAHMTFNGYGITYAY